The sequence TCCCTGGCGAAGCAGCTCGGCGGCACGGAGGTCACCATCTCCGCGGCCCTGATGCGCCTGCGCCAGCGCCGGCTGCTCCCGGTGGGCGTGGAGTAGGGCGGGCACGTGAAGTACCGGAGCGCCCACACCGGGGGACCCCCTCCATTTTTTCGATGTCCCAACTCCCGCGGCCTGCGTGTCCAATGCGGCAGAGATGCCCCAGGCGTTGAGCGCGGCGGAGCTCCAGGAACTGTATGACCGGTATGCCCCTGGCATGTACCGGAGGGCCATCGCCTTGCTCCAGCGCGAGGCGGATGCCTGGGACGCCGTGCAGGAGGCGTACATCCGCCTCATCCAGTCCGCTTCCGACTTCCGGCGCGAGGCCCGGCCGATGACCTTCATCTACCGGGTCACCACCAACGTCTGCCTCAACATGCTCCGCTCGCGCGCCCTGCACGACGTGGCCGCCGGGGAAGACGCGGCGTCGGAAGGCTCCGTGGACGCGCTCGCCTCTACCGAGTGCAGGGACTTCCTGATGAAGCTGTCCCGCGAGCTGGACGAGCGCGGCCTCACCGTGGCGGCGCTGTACTACCTGGACGGGATGTCCCAGGAGGAGATTGCCCAGGTGCTGGGGCTCTCCCGGAAGACCATCGTGCGCGACGTGCAGCGCATCAGCGCTCTGGCCCGTGCCCTGGGTGAACCCAGGAGCGTGCGAGGAGGTGGCAGATGAGTGAACACCTGTCGGACCTCGTCTTGGACGAGGTGATGGACGGCGGCCCCAGGCCCCCACACCTGGACGCCTGCGGCGCCTGCCGCGAGCGCGAGTCCCTCCTGCGCACCCATGTGGAGGGTGTCCGGGGCTCGCCCCACTTCTCCCGCGCCCGCGCCCGTGCTCTCTCCGAAGCGGCGGCGGTACAGCGGCCCTCTCAGCCCCGGGCGTCGTGGTTCTCCGCCTGGCTGCTCGTCCCCGCGCTGGCCACCCTGGCCACGGTGGTGGTGCTGCGCGCCCCGCTGGCGGCCGACACCGCGAGCACGGTGCCGGTGGTCCCGCCTCGCACGGACCTCCGCGTGAAGGGCCCGCCCGGCGTGGAATTGCTGCGACTGGTGGATGGCGAGGTGAACCCCGTCCTCCACGAGGGAGAAGAGGTGGCGCTGCGGCTGAGGAGCGGAGGCCGCCGCTACGCGCTGGTCGTCTCCATGGACGGCGGGGGACAGGTGGAGGCACTCTGGCCCTCGGGGGCCGTGCGCAGCGGCGAGCTGGATGCCGGGCAGCCCGCGCCCCTGTTCCAGGTGACTCGGGGGGACTTCGCCGTGCATGCCATCTATTCGGAGACGCCGCTGCGGCTCGAGGAGGTTCGCGACTGGCTGGCCACGCACGCGCCGGAGTGCTCCGGCGCTTCGGGCTCGGCGGCGTGCCAGGAGCCCGCGGGGCTTCCCTCGGGTGCCGCGCACGCGGCGGTGTCACTCCAGGTCGAGGGGCGGCCATGACGCTCGCACTGCTTCTGGCGGCCTTGGTGGCGGCGCAGCCCGTGGCTCCGCAGGCGGATGCGACGCCGCGCCGGTTCGCCCTCTCGGTGGGCAACAACCGGGGCACCGGCGCGGATGCTCCGCTGCGCTACGCGGAGCGCGATGCGCGCGCGGTACTGAGTGTGCTCGAAGAAGTGGGCGGGCTGCGGCGCGAGGATGCGCTGCTGGTGCTCGGCACCGACGCGGACGCGGTGCGCGACGCCCTGGCCCGACTGGAGCGCCACCTCGTGGCGAACGCCCGGCCTGGAGACCAGCTCTTCGTCTACGTCTCCAGCCACGCGGACGCGGGTGAGCTGCACCTGGGCGGCTCGCGCCTTCCCCTGAGAGAAATCACTCGCTTCCTCGAAAGCGCTCCCGTGAGCGTGGCCCTGCTCGTGGTGGACTCATGCCAGTCCGGTGAGGCGGCGCGCCTCAAGGGGCTCAAGCCCATTCCCGGCGTGCTGGTGAACCTGGAGCGGCCGGAGCTCGCCGGGCGCGTCATCATCACCGCGTCCGCCGCGGACGAGTCCGCGCAGGAGTCGGACTCGCTCGCCGGTTCCATCTTCACGCACCACCTGGTGGCCGCGCTGCGCGGGGCCGCGGACGTGTCCGGGGACGGCCGCGTCACGCTGGCGGAGGCCTATACGTATTCGTATGCCCGGACGGTGGAGTCCTCGCTGCTGTCCCGCGCGGGCACGCAGCACCCCACCTTCCACTTCGACCTCCAGGGGAAGGGAGACCTCGTCCTCTCCGCGCCCGCGCGCGCCACTTCGCTGCTGACGCTCGCCATCGACGAGCCTGGTGACTGGACGGTGTCCACGCTCGCGGGAGAGCCCATCCTCGGCCACGTGCGCAAGGGCGCGGGCGCCGCCACGCTGGCGCTTCCCGCGGGCAGCTACATCCTCACCACGCGCGGCGAGCACTCCGCCCTGGTGGCGCGCGTGCAGGTGCCCGATGCCGGCCGCGCGGAGGTGACGCGCGCCCAGCTCCGTCCCCAGAAGCTGGAGGCCAACGCGCTCAAGGGCACGCTGTCCCCGACGTGGATGGTCCACCTGGGCGTCAGCGCGGGCTCGCCGCTGGTCGACTCCTTCGGGACGATGGTGGGCGGCACCTTCGCGCTCCAGCGCACGTGGGGGCCGTCCATGGTGAACCTGGTGACGGCCACGCTCGACGTGCGCCATGGGCGTCATTCCTCCGGAGACCTCGGGCAGAACGACCATGCACTGCGGTTGGGCGTGGGCCACCTCGTGCAGGACTGGCACGGACTGCACCTCCAGCTCGCCGTGGAGGCCGGCGCCGTCCTGTCCAGCCAGCGGGATTACGGCAATGGCGAGACGGGGCTCGCCCTGCAACCCTATGTCGGCGCGGCGGGCGGAGTGTGGCTGCCGGTGAGGGGGCCCTTCGCGGTGTCGCTGCTCGGCAGCGCGGGGCAGACGTGGGTGCGGACGGCGACGGGTTCTCCAACCTCGCTGTCCCTGGGCGGAAGTGTCGGCATCGGCTGGCTGCGCTGATGTCCCAGGAATGCGGCTCTCCGTGTCCAAGGCATGGCAGACGCATCTGCCTCCTCCGCATCCTGCGCCACGAGGTCTCCATGCATTCCCGCCGTCTCCGCTCCTGGATGTCCTTGCTGCTCTTCGCGGCCCTGGGGCTCTCCGCCTGTGACAGCTTGAAGTCCGAGCCGACTCCGAAGCCGGTGGAAGAAGAGCCGCCTCCTCCCGAGCTCCGCATCTCCGTGTCCACGGAGGGGCCGGCGTTGTGCCGTGAAGGCACGTGGACGCTCACCGTCTCCGTGGCGGGCGGTGTCGTGCCGCAGCGTGTGGAGTTGGTCAGGGACGGCGGGTACGGCCGGTACACCACGCCGCTCGAAGGCCCGTACCGCTACACCATCGACTGTGCCACCTATGTGGAGGGGAGCTGGTCCTTCATCGCGCGTGCCGTGGCGAAGGACGTGAGCGTCGAGAGCCAGAGCGTCTCGGTGGTGGTGGACCGGCAGGGGCCCTTCATCAAGTCGTGGAGCCCGGCGCGGAAGCAGAACTCGCTGGGCGAGCCCTACCCGCGCGTCGATGCGCCGCTGGAGATTGTCTTCTCCGAGCCGCTGCTGCCCTCATCCCTCCAGGCCGCGCCCACGGTGCTCCGGGATGGCAATGGCTTCACGGTGGCGCACACGGCGGTGCTCAGTGAGGACGGACGTGTCCTCCGGCTCACGCCGGCGTCACCGCTTCGGGTGCCCGAAACGCTCCGCATCGAGCTGGCGCAGCGGAACATGACCGACCTCGCCGGAAATCCGCTCGCCCCGGACTCCGGAGTCGAGCACCGGGTCGATTACTGGCCCTTCGCCCAGGCGGTCCCCCCATTGTCCAACGGGAACTGGGACTGGCTCCGCTTCGCTTTGCAGCGCTTCTTCCCAGAGCGGCCCGTCGCAGCCTTCGTCGAGTCGGTCCTCGTTGACGGTGCATACAGGAAAACGCTCGTCGTCCAGGTCCTGAAGGACGGCACGTGGGAGCGCCTCCCTTCGCCCCTGGGCCCGGATGGGGACGCGAGTGATGTAAGGCAGCTGCAGCTCGAGGTCTACGGAGAGCGCATCGTGCTCGCATGGGTGGTCGAGGGCGCCGCGGGCCTGCAAGTGATTCACGTGTCCCGGTTCGACGGCACGTCCTGGAAGGCCCTGGGGGCGCCGCTCGGTACCGGGTCTGCCTTCTCCGAGTACCAGATGGTGCTGGACGGGGAGGGGAACCCCGTCATGGTCTACCGCGAGGACGACATCGACCTGCGCGTCGTCCGGTGGGCCGAGGGCGATTGGCGGATGCTCGGACCCGCGCTCAGTGGCTATCCGGGGGTTGGGACCTCGGCGTGGTACCCGGCCATCGCCGTGGACTCCTACAGGATGGTGGTGGCCTGGTCGGAGTACTCCTCCGAGCCGGACGCTCTTGGCGGGGTCTTCGTGATGGAGTTCCAGGATGGGGGCTGGAGGCAGCTCGGCTCGCCGCTCCTTGGTGTGGCGGCACGTGGGAGGTTCACGGGGAGGGTTGCCATCGCCCTGCCCTACATTTCCGCTGGCCCCGTCGTTGCCTGGGTCGAGAACTCGTACCTCGAAGCGGATGGAGACGCGTATGTGTACGTCGCGTCCTGGAAACCGAGTCCCAACGTTGGGACTCCCGGGACCTGGACGCATGCGGAGGAGCTCCAGGGTGCGCACCCGCGCGTCAGTCACTATGGGCTTCGGGTCCTCATGGACTCCCAGAATGAGCCCTGGGTGGTGTGGGAACGCTCGGAGGGGTACTCCGGCGGGGTCACCTACTATCGCAAGCACCGCCCCTCGGGATGGGAGCCGGAGCAGCTCGTGGTGAACACGTCGGTGACTGACTTCCGGCTGGATGCGAACGACTTCCCCTGGGTCACGGGGGGATGGTGGGACCCCACCATCCTCCGACCGCAGTAGAACCGCGTGCCATGAGCGACCGCACCGTCACGCACTCCACCTTCGTCATCGAGCGCACCTACGCCGCGTCACCCGCACGGGTGTTCTCGGCGTGGGCCACGCCCGCCTTCAAGGCGCGCTGGTTCGCGTGTCATGACGACTGGCAGCCGAGCCTCTTCGAGCTCGACTTCCGGGTGGGCGGACGCGAGCGGCTGCACACCGGCCCGGCCGGTGGACCGGTGCATGCCTTCAACGGCGTGTACCAGGACATCGTCCCGGACCGGCGCATCGTCTGGACGTATGACATGCACCTGGATGCGCAGCGCATCTCCGTCTCGCTGGCCACCGTGGAGCTGCACCGCGAGGGCACCGGCACGCGGCTCGTCTTCACGGAGCAGGGCGCGTTCCTGGACGGGCTCGCGTCCGCGAAGGAGCGGGAGGAGGGCACGCGCATCCAGCTGGACAACCTGGAGGCGGCGCTGCGCCAACCGCTCGCGAGCGCGTAGCAGGCGCGCTACTCCGGGCTCCTGCGCTTCCACACGAGCCCGTCGCGGGTGAAGTGCTCCTCCAGCCAACGCTCGCTCGTCGCGGAGAGCTGCCACTCTCCGCGCCCGTTCAGGATGACGTAGTCGCAGCGCGCGAGCAGCGGAATCACGGAGCGCTGCGAGCGCTCGTCCTCGAACGCGTTGTTCACATGGGAGAAGCGCTCGGGGCCGTCGAGGGCGTCGTGCAGCATGAGCCCATACACGTCCACGAGCGCGGGCGCACCGCGAGGCAGTCCGGGCAGCCGCCCCGCGACGATGGACCACGAGGGCTCGAAGGTGCAGAGCGCCGCGTCCTTCGGGATGGAGGCCCGCAGCATGCTCCCCAGCGCGAGCAGTCCCCGGTCCTTCTGTTTCGCCAGCTCGATGACAGCCCGCAGCGGAGACAGCACCGCGACGCCCACTGCTAGCGCCACGAGCGCGGCCACCTTGCGCGAGCGCCGTTCCGCGAGGCCCAGCACCCACGCGGCGCCCAGTCCGGCGAGCACCGCCTGCGACGCCGCGAGCTGCGCGTTGTAGTGGACCCAGTAGCTCTTCGAGGACAGGAACGTCGCGAGCGTGAGCAGCCAGGCCGCGCTGAAGAGCCGCTCGGCCACGGCCTCCCGCCGGCGCATGCGCGCCAGGGCCACGGCCAGTCC comes from Pyxidicoccus parkwaysis and encodes:
- a CDS encoding RNA polymerase sigma factor — encoded protein: MPQALSAAELQELYDRYAPGMYRRAIALLQREADAWDAVQEAYIRLIQSASDFRREARPMTFIYRVTTNVCLNMLRSRALHDVAAGEDAASEGSVDALASTECRDFLMKLSRELDERGLTVAALYYLDGMSQEEIAQVLGLSRKTIVRDVQRISALARALGEPRSVRGGGR
- a CDS encoding caspase family protein, with the translated sequence MTLALLLAALVAAQPVAPQADATPRRFALSVGNNRGTGADAPLRYAERDARAVLSVLEEVGGLRREDALLVLGTDADAVRDALARLERHLVANARPGDQLFVYVSSHADAGELHLGGSRLPLREITRFLESAPVSVALLVVDSCQSGEAARLKGLKPIPGVLVNLERPELAGRVIITASAADESAQESDSLAGSIFTHHLVAALRGAADVSGDGRVTLAEAYTYSYARTVESSLLSRAGTQHPTFHFDLQGKGDLVLSAPARATSLLTLAIDEPGDWTVSTLAGEPILGHVRKGAGAATLALPAGSYILTTRGEHSALVARVQVPDAGRAEVTRAQLRPQKLEANALKGTLSPTWMVHLGVSAGSPLVDSFGTMVGGTFALQRTWGPSMVNLVTATLDVRHGRHSSGDLGQNDHALRLGVGHLVQDWHGLHLQLAVEAGAVLSSQRDYGNGETGLALQPYVGAAGGVWLPVRGPFAVSLLGSAGQTWVRTATGSPTSLSLGGSVGIGWLR
- a CDS encoding Ig-like domain-containing protein, producing the protein MHSRRLRSWMSLLLFAALGLSACDSLKSEPTPKPVEEEPPPPELRISVSTEGPALCREGTWTLTVSVAGGVVPQRVELVRDGGYGRYTTPLEGPYRYTIDCATYVEGSWSFIARAVAKDVSVESQSVSVVVDRQGPFIKSWSPARKQNSLGEPYPRVDAPLEIVFSEPLLPSSLQAAPTVLRDGNGFTVAHTAVLSEDGRVLRLTPASPLRVPETLRIELAQRNMTDLAGNPLAPDSGVEHRVDYWPFAQAVPPLSNGNWDWLRFALQRFFPERPVAAFVESVLVDGAYRKTLVVQVLKDGTWERLPSPLGPDGDASDVRQLQLEVYGERIVLAWVVEGAAGLQVIHVSRFDGTSWKALGAPLGTGSAFSEYQMVLDGEGNPVMVYREDDIDLRVVRWAEGDWRMLGPALSGYPGVGTSAWYPAIAVDSYRMVVAWSEYSSEPDALGGVFVMEFQDGGWRQLGSPLLGVAARGRFTGRVAIALPYISAGPVVAWVENSYLEADGDAYVYVASWKPSPNVGTPGTWTHAEELQGAHPRVSHYGLRVLMDSQNEPWVVWERSEGYSGGVTYYRKHRPSGWEPEQLVVNTSVTDFRLDANDFPWVTGGWWDPTILRPQ
- a CDS encoding SRPBCC family protein; the protein is MSDRTVTHSTFVIERTYAASPARVFSAWATPAFKARWFACHDDWQPSLFELDFRVGGRERLHTGPAGGPVHAFNGVYQDIVPDRRIVWTYDMHLDAQRISVSLATVELHREGTGTRLVFTEQGAFLDGLASAKEREEGTRIQLDNLEAALRQPLASA